Proteins encoded by one window of Dioscorea cayenensis subsp. rotundata cultivar TDr96_F1 chromosome 6, TDr96_F1_v2_PseudoChromosome.rev07_lg8_w22 25.fasta, whole genome shotgun sequence:
- the LOC120263887 gene encoding uncharacterized protein LOC120263887, whose protein sequence is MLSDERMKAMKEVGATSIKECKGMERKWIKKDVWDALLIDNEWGIDAWQSKLGKAKANRLTEKKGSITKHTGGSRPFVVHGIKLAKKQGREVGYSEIFQATHKLKGGEGEFIDNKSRVFNEKYNAALVNKYGDDISVHPSFNGQSLYDVIGGMKATRTSVYGFGSRVDSR, encoded by the exons ATGCTGTCGGATGAGAGGATGAAGGCAATGAAAGAAGTTGGTGCTACTAGCATTAAAGAATGCAAAGGAATGGAAAGGAAGTGGATCAAAAAGGATGTGTGGGATGCCCTCCTCATCGATAATGAATGGGGAATAGATGCATGGCAATCTAAATTAGGAAAAGCAAAGGCAAACCGCTTAACAGAGAAAAAAGGAAGTATTACAAAGCACACGGGCGGTTCACGACCCTTCGTTGTTCATGGCATCAAGttg gCTAAGAAGCAAGGTAGGGAGGTAGGATATTCAGAAATTTTTCAGGCTACACACAAACTCAAAGGTGGAGAAGGTGAATTTATAGACAACAAGTCAAGAGTTTTCAAT GAAAAGTATAATGCTGCATTGGTCAACAAATATGGTGATGATATCTCTGTCCATCCAAGTTTCAATGGTCAGTCATTGTATGATGTAATTGGGGGAATGAAGGCTACACGCACAAGTGTATATGGCTTTGGGAGTAGGGTAGACTCAAGATAG